A region from the Cannabis sativa cultivar Pink pepper isolate KNU-18-1 chromosome 9, ASM2916894v1, whole genome shotgun sequence genome encodes:
- the LOC133030874 gene encoding uncharacterized protein LOC133030874 has product MGCGESKHDVATGNTILQRKKSDNSIKTTSINAKDIETVHENPPINATVDQVKGDISKDQAKEEEKKENNLLREDEKNKKEKLDVDDDGGGRVQVVGREVGRDSPNRFFSSRKDEELGIDMIISDGQSGKSEYNTPRHGAGEAAHELINKDHNNDDANNTNNNDQDLKVLKENDDNGNKESLPHVQQVTQAVADDEKENEKPVNVEENSVKEVETIKVEEKDLKLVEEVKSTNQNDEEKRVVG; this is encoded by the exons ATGGGTTGCGGGGAGTCAAAACATGACGTCGCAACTGGAAACACCATCCTCCAACGCAAGAAATCCGATAATAGCATCAAGACCACAAGCATCAACGCCAAAGACATAGAAACCGTTCACGAAAACCCGCCTATTAATGCAACGGTTGATCAAGTAAAAGGCGATATTTCTAAGGATCAAGCAAAGGAAGAGGAGAAAAAGGAGAATAATTTGTTAAGAGAAGATGAGaagaataagaaagaaaaattagaTGTTGATGATGATGGTGGTGGTAGAGTACAAGTAGTTGGAAGGGAGGTAGGGAGAGATTCCCCGAATCGCTTCTTCTCTTCGAGGAAAGATGAGGAATTAGGGATTGATATGATCATTTCCGATGGACAATCTGGGAAATCTGAGTACAATACTCCTCGCCATGGAGCTGGTGAGGCTGCTCATGAACTTATTAACAAAGATCATAATAATGATGATgctaataatactaataataatgatCAAGATTTAAAAGTATTAAAGGAGAATGATGATAATGGTAACAAGGAATCTTTGCCTCATGTTCAACAAGTTACACAAGCTGTTGCTGATGATGAGAAAGAAaatg aAAAGCCTGTAAATGTGGAGGAGAATTCGGTGAAAGAAGTGGAAACAATCAAGGTAGAAGAAAAAGATTTGAAGCTTGTTGAAGAAGTGAAGAGCACTAATCAGAACGATGAggaa AAGCGTGTGGTTGGTTGA
- the LOC115722791 gene encoding E3 ubiquitin-protein ligase MIEL1 — MEGTTNERLDFGKMGYGCQHYRRRCQIRAPCCNEIYPCRHCHNEATSILKNPFDRHELVRNDVKEVVCSVCDTEQPANQTCTNCGVNMGEYFCDICKFYDDDTDKAQFHCDDCGICRVGGRENFFHCKKCGSCYSIGLLDNHRCVENSMRHHCPICYEYLFDSLKDTTVMKCGHTMHCECYSELVKRGKYCCPICFKSIVDMTKTWKRIDEEIEETIMPEDYRSRKVWILCNDCNDTTEVYFHIVGQKCSHCKSYNTRTIAPPVLPQ; from the exons ATGGAAGGCACGACCAATGAACGTCTTGATTTTGGGAAGATGGGTTACGG atGCCAGCACTATAGAAGGAGATGTCAGATTCGAGCTCCGTGCTGCAACGAGATCTACCCATGTCGTCATTGTCATAACGAGGCTACG AGCATTTTAAAGAACCCCTTTGATCGACATGAGCTGGTTCGGAACGATGTTAAAGAA GTTGTCTGTTCAGTTTGTGATACAGAACAACCG GCTAATCAAACTTGTACCAACTGTGGGGTCAACATGGGGGAGTATTTCTGTGATATATGCAAGTTTTATGATGATGAT ACTGATAAGGCTCAATTTCATTGTGATGATTGTGGAATCTGCAG AGTTGGTGGCCGTGAGAATTTCTTTCACTGCAAAAAGTGTG GGTCTTGCTATTCTATTGGTCTGCTCGATAATCACCGGTGCGTGGAGAATTCCATGAGGCACCATTGCCCCATATGCTATGAG TATCTTTTTGATTCCCTGAAAGACACAACCGTTATGAAATGTGGCCACACAATGCATTGTGAATGTTACAGTGAATTGGTAAAGCGCGGAAA ATATTGTTGCCCCATATGCTTCAAGTCCATAGTTGACATGACCAAAACTTGGAAGAGAATAGACGAAGAG ATTGAAGAGACCATCATGCCTGAAGATTATCGCTCTAGAAAG GTTTGGATCTTATGTAATGACTGCAATGACACTACTGAAGTTTACTTCCACATAGTTGGCCAGAAATGCAGCCACTGCAAATCATATAATACCCGAACAATCGCTCCTCCGGTTCTTCCACAATGA
- the LOC133031206 gene encoding uncharacterized protein LOC133031206, producing MRTNKGLHKVSLLAKGIHIVRFMTIAQRDEVLQGGYLFFDKKPVIMKAWDPYTDFTWEDVRSVATWIQILGLDLKYWGEGTLLKIFGQLGTPIMLDEVTKNKERLSYPRIMLEVWVHQKFPDSVSFTNELNQDITLLVIYEWLPIVCEHCSGMGHKLKICKKKEVPKQVWMEKRSEIMEAKGKLDTKGFQRVKKGAKVVWKENKVNEGIDSLNNFEILQETGDCYMIVEEDRTQRGGILLEEMGLVGLLETKIQTHRLGAVFVNMFSRWCFSTNNAWYKGGRIMVSWNPSMFSVNIVKCTSQLMQLKVQSRAGLEVFVATFVYAFNDKESRKMLWDNLKEIEVSVKSPRMVLGDFNDILSVEERIGGNKRQRASKEFKECVEVCGLENVKFTSSFFTCSNKQDSETRIYSKIDLVLANQMWLDKFSVAEVLFILEGEFDHSPTLLSMYLTVQ from the exons ATGCGGACAAATAAAGGATTGCACAAAGTAAGTTTGTTGGCTAAAGGGATCCATATTGTGAGGTTTATGACTATAGCTCAAAGAGATGAAGTTCTTCAAGGAGGGTACCTATTTTTTGACAAGAAACCAGTTATTATGAAAGCATGGGATCCCTACACAGATTTCACTTGGGAAGATGTTCGCTCTGTAGCTACCTGGATTCAAATTCTTGGTTTGGATCTTAAGTACTGGGGAGAAGGAACTCTACTTAAAATTTTTGGCCAATTGGGGACACCAATAATGCTAGATGAGGTGACAAAGAACAAAGAGAGGTTGAGCTACCCTCGAATAATGTTAGAAGTTTGGGTACACCAGAAATTTCCCGATTCAGTTTCATTTACTAATGAGCTGAACCAAGACATTACTTTACTTGTGATTTATGAATGGTTACCAATTGTGTGTGAACATTGCTCGGGTATGGGTCACAAATTGAAAATTTGTAAGAAAAAGGAAGTACCGAAGCAAGTATGGATGGAGAAAAGAAGTGAGATCATGGAGGCTAAAGGGAAGTTGGATACCAAGGGCTTCCAACGAGTAAAAAAAGGCGCTAAGGTGGTGTGGAAGgaaaataaagtaaatgaaggcATTGATAGTTTGAACAACTTTGAGATATTACAAGAAACTGGTGATTGCTATATGATTGTTGAAGAGGATCGTACACAGAGAGGGGGGATCCTCTTGGAGGAAATGG GTCTTGTTGGTCTCCTTGAAACCAAAATACAGACTCATAGATTGGGTGCTGTATTTGTAAATATGTTTTCACGTTGGTGCTTCTCTACAAATAATGCCTGGTATAAAGGTGGAAGAATAATGGTGAGTTGGAATCCTAGTATGTTTAGTGTAAACATCGTGAAATGCACTAGTCAATTAATGCAATTAAAAGTTCAATCGAGAGCTGGTTTAGAAGTATTCGTGGCAACCTTTGTTTATGCTTTCAATGACAAGGAGAGTAGGAAAATGTTATGGGataatttgaaagaaattgaGGTGTCAGTGAAGTCTCCACGGATGGTTTTGGGTGACTTTAATGATATCTTGAGCGTGGAAGAGAGAATTGGGGGAAACAAAAGGCAACGTGCTTCGAAAGAATTCAAAGAATGTGTTGAAGTGTGTGGGTTGGAAAATGTGAAGTTCACTAGTAGTTTCTTTACTTGTTCGAACAAACAGGATTCTGAAACCCGAATCTACTCCAAAATAGATCTGGTTTTAGCTAATCAAATGTGGTTAGATAAATTCTCTGTTGCTGAAGTACTATTTATTTTAGAGGGAGAATTTGATCACTCCCCGACATTGCTTTCAATGTATCTGACTGTCCAATAG